A segment of the Panicum hallii strain FIL2 chromosome 1, PHallii_v3.1, whole genome shotgun sequence genome:
ATTTTCTTCCATCTATAAAGGATAGAAGGTTCCCAAATCTCAATCACTTCATCAGACAATAGGAAATGGAACATGGTGAAAAGAGATCAGGTCCAAAAACGACTGGTACATAATATTGGAAGATTTATAGTAGTTCATTATTCTAAAATACAAATTGAGGAAGTGAAGAAACATGTTGTTtacttttatatatttttaggtCTACAGCTGAAAAATATTGGAAAATTTAACATCTCAAGTTGGCAGTTTCAAGCTTAACCTAAAAATGGTATAACATGCCATGGAAAAATATTCCATTATCTTTGCATTTTTCACCATAAGGAAACACTATATTACCTGCATGGCTGATAACTAGGGAAGCTGTTCTCATATTGTCAGCAATGCTTGGTGAAAACATGAAATGATCAACTTGAAGGGTTGCATCTCCTGACACCTGTATTCCGGAACAGATAAATAGTTTAATTGTGTTTTATAGCTAGAAGCCAATTCATGAAATACCCCAATCAAAATGTTGACTACAATTTTCTTTTGGGGGAAACATAATTAAAAAAATGCATGCTGTGCTAAAATGAATCACAAAAGGAAAAGCAAAAATTAGGTCAAAGCAAGCAACCGCTGAATCAAGTTGGATGCATGACGAAGAAACAACATCATGAACAACACAGTGGAACAACTATAGGTTTGTTTTCTCAAACATAAAGTTAGAATTTCCGCTTAGATAACATCAGTTCACACAGCCACACTGTTTTCTTAAAAGACATTTGATTTAGAAACAATCTGTCATAAAACATCAGAATCATTATTTGCATCAAACACTTCGCATGAGATCAATTTGCACAAAATTAAGTTCATCCCGTAACTTGTGGGGTGTTTCCAGTTCGCTTTTTCACTTAGTGTAACTTAATAAATCATCAGTTATGTAATATTCATCACGAATGAAGATTCCTAAAAGAGTAGAATCGTCATGCATGCACACTAGAGAGGAACTATATTTTGAAAATTTACTACAGAAGTATAAGCCAACCAACCTTAGCTGGAACATATGTCCCTCGGCCCATTTGAATAAGAAGATCGGTATAGCCTTTTTGCAACAAAGCCTTTTTCACTTCTGGAGAATCTACCGCCATGACAAGAGAATCAAAACATGTGGTCCCCACAGTGACAAACACTGTTCGTCGCTCTCTATCTGCCATCTATCCCAAAACAAGCAGTAAGCTGTGTGTGAGTATTTTTTTTTTATGCGGGAAAACGCCTAAAGAAAATGGAAATTAGGTAATGGTGCAATGTTAGTTACACTATAGAAAGAAGATAAAAGTGATATAAGAACAAACCAAGCTGTTTGTTCCAACTACTAGTGTTTTCTGGTAGTTAGGGCCATGGTAGCAAATCTTAATGCAGCAAACCAGCCAAAGCCAGTTCCTCAGTGAGGTTCAAAACATATGTGAGCTGGCCTATTTCAATTTTGAATCAGAGATTTAAATAAGCCTCATAACCATAAGAACTACATAAACTCCCACATGAATAGTTGTTAGGCACCAGTTTGGGATACCGAGGGGTGGACTCCAACATCCTGCAAGTTTCCTTCTCCTCTTCATTTTTTTGAAGAAACAACAATGCTCCAGTTTTATCCAAGATTGTCCAAGTTTGGGGGATTTAAATGGATTGTTTTGCACCAGATTTGCTTCCATGGAAGACATCTATCAATGACTGCAAACATACCATAGCTAAGTACAAAATTCAAGCAAATATGCCCATTTGATAAAACTAGTTAGCAGGTACATCTGTCTTTGCTCGGGTATGTGAAAACTGCGTAGCAGATTTTGTAGATGGCAGTCCTGCTAACAGAACCTACTAATCCCTAATCATTTTGATATATAAACTAGTAATTCCTGTAAACTAGCGCAGCATGGATGCCATCAGGACTTGCAGTGACCTGAGATCTTGTGCGCGgcaggggcggacccagcatAGGACATGGGTGTACACATGTACACCCGATAATTCTTGCAAACGAAATTGAAGTTAGTAGGTAGTATATTGTAACTGGATTCACATCCGAATACAAATAGTTtggttagggtttggggtgctcCGTCTCGCACAGCAGCAGGAAAGAGAAGGGGCGGGCATGCCTGGAGGATGCGCTCGTCGCTGGCAAAGGGCTGGGCGAAGACAGGACAaatggcgccgccgctcgccgagTCGTCGCCGCCAGGGAAGGAAGAGCAAGGGAGGAGAGAATCCGAGAGAAGGGAAAGGTTTAAGAAACGGAGGAGATGAACCTGAGGCCCTGAGCGGCTGAGCCCTTGAGCGGGAGGGCTATCAATGAGCCACCCTCGAGCGAGCTGGCCACGGGCCCTACTAAGGGAAAAAAATTTACTACAGCCCGGATGTAAAACACATCCGCCGCTGCAGTCCAGAGAAACACGACGTGCGGACCCACGTAATAGGCATCGGCTCCCAGCTCATAGGCTCACCCATGGCTTCCTATCGATAGGCTCGAGTGCTCCTGGCCCCGGCTCGATTTCATCTTTGTGCAGAGCGCCTCGCACCTTCTGTTAGGTAGCGCCGCATCTCCTGCCTTCAGCCCGCCGGCGGCGCCTATCCTTTCCCATGGCTGCCCGCATCATGTCTCCCCGATTAGCTTGCCGGAGCGGCCTCTTCCCCGAACCCGTTGACTTGGGGATCTTCTCAGGCCATCCCCTTGAAGCAACATTGCTGCTACTCTAGGATTTTATCAGGCCGTTCCCAGTTCGTCCAGGATGTGACTCTGAGATTGCTGCTCTGGAAGGAGAAGGTCAAGGTCTCTTGGACCATTGTTGTTTTGCAGGCATCATGAATCCATTTAGTTTTGTGATTTTTCTGATTATTTGACAGTGCCCTTACAATTAGTTTGAACACGATGTTTTGCTTGGGTTGTCTAGATAATTTTTTTAGTTGTCATTAGCAGATCGTGGAATTGTTGAAACTAATGTCATGATTCTCTCATTGTTTCAGACACAAGTACTGAAACCGCTGGAGATAGAACCACTTAGTGTTGTGTTTTTCTTGAACCTGATGCATTTTCAGTATTTATTCAGCGATTCTTGAAGACAAGGCGTGTGGAAAGCCCAATTGGTTGCACTAGCGGCAAATATCCTCTGTCATTGTAGTATAGATGCCTCTCCAATTATCCTTAGCAATCAGTTTATGATGTAAATGCAGAGAGATTTTGTGTATTGGGAGGATTGAAATATTGATAGGTGATATGTGATGTATTAAACAGTGATA
Coding sequences within it:
- the LOC112886946 gene encoding UDP-N-acetylglucosamine transferase subunit ALG13 homolog isoform X1 — protein: MLESTPRYPKLMADRERRTVFVTVGTTCFDSLVMAVDSPEVKKALLQKGYTDLLIQMGRGTYVPAKVSGDATLQVDHFMFSPSIADNMRTASLVISHAGSGSIFETLRLGKPLIVVVNEDLMDNHQSELAEELAERKHLFCAHPQTLGETIQAMDLGTLVPYVPGDAEPVVTVINKFLGFPVD
- the LOC112886946 gene encoding UDP-N-acetylglucosamine transferase subunit ALG13 homolog isoform X2, whose product is MADRERRTVFVTVGTTCFDSLVMAVDSPEVKKALLQKGYTDLLIQMGRGTYVPAKVSGDATLQVDHFMFSPSIADNMRTASLVISHAGSGSIFETLRLGKPLIVVVNEDLMDNHQSELAEELAERKHLFCAHPQTLGETIQAMDLGTLVPYVPGDAEPVVTVINKFLGFPVD